One region of Anaeromyxobacter paludicola genomic DNA includes:
- a CDS encoding formate/nitrite transporter family protein, with product MAEKGPVEAPTVEISRGERERAAERKAIGPLVVHEAIRIEGAEELERPVPALAWSAVAAGLSMGFSLVAEGLLRHGLPDAPWRPLVSRLGYSIGFLVVVLGRQQLFTENTLTVMLPFLDRPTLPTFGRVARLWAVVLAGNVVGALGFAWLCGRGDVFPADVRQVFAQMAREAVAPGFGTLLLRGIYGGWLIALMIWLLPAAENAKLFVVIIVTWLVGVGSFAHAVAGSVEALYLVTSGELSPGAYLGGFLLPAFLGNSIGGVSLVAALNHAQVRAGAARAA from the coding sequence ATGGCGGAGAAGGGGCCGGTCGAGGCGCCGACGGTCGAGATCTCCCGGGGCGAGCGGGAGCGGGCGGCCGAGCGGAAGGCCATCGGCCCGCTGGTGGTCCACGAGGCGATCCGGATCGAGGGCGCGGAGGAGCTGGAGCGGCCGGTCCCGGCGCTCGCCTGGTCGGCCGTGGCGGCCGGGCTCTCGATGGGCTTCTCGCTGGTGGCCGAGGGGCTCTTGCGCCACGGGCTCCCCGACGCGCCCTGGCGGCCGCTCGTGAGCCGGCTCGGCTACAGCATCGGCTTCCTCGTGGTGGTGCTCGGGCGCCAGCAGCTCTTCACCGAGAACACGCTCACCGTGATGCTCCCCTTCCTCGACCGGCCCACCCTCCCGACGTTCGGGCGGGTGGCGCGGCTCTGGGCGGTGGTGCTGGCCGGGAACGTGGTGGGGGCGCTCGGGTTCGCCTGGCTCTGCGGCCGCGGCGACGTGTTCCCGGCCGACGTGCGCCAGGTCTTCGCCCAGATGGCGCGCGAGGCGGTGGCCCCGGGGTTCGGCACGCTGCTCCTGCGTGGTATCTATGGCGGGTGGCTCATCGCCCTCATGATCTGGCTGCTGCCCGCGGCGGAGAACGCGAAGCTCTTCGTGGTGATCATCGTGACCTGGCTCGTGGGGGTGGGGAGCTTCGCCCACGCCGTCGCCGGCTCGGTGGAGGCGCTCTACCTCGTGACGAGCGGCGAGCTCTCGCCGGGCGCCTACCTGGGCGGCTTCCTCCTGCCGGCCTTCCTCGGGAACTCCATCGGCGGGGTGTCGCTCGTGGCGGCGCTCAACCACGCCCAGGTGCGCGCCGGCGCAGCCCGGGCCGCCTGA
- the moaA gene encoding GTP 3',8-cyclase MoaA, translating to MTPASHIPDLPSPGGLQDRQGRSIRYLRLSLTDRCNFRCDYCSAAGLEAPEALLGAGELARLVSLFARLGVRRVRLTGGEPTLRRDVVEVAAAVRAVPGIEEVALTTNGHRLAELAGPLHRAGVGAVNVSLDTLDPAMLERVSGRGARLADVLAGLDAAAAEGFAALKVNTVVMGGVNDGELAALTRHAWSRGATPRFIELMPFGSGRPVPSAEVERRLGEAGVALSPDPARGWGPARYLRGRCADGAGGLVGFIGALTENFCASCNRARISADGAFQACLGGHERVPLRQLLREGASDALLEDRVRGALWRKEPRHHMDDPARLVLLPMRGIGG from the coding sequence ATGACCCCGGCCTCGCACATCCCTGACCTCCCCTCCCCCGGCGGCCTCCAGGACCGGCAGGGACGCTCGATCCGCTACCTGCGGCTCTCGCTGACCGATCGCTGCAACTTCCGCTGCGACTACTGCTCGGCCGCCGGCCTCGAGGCGCCGGAGGCGCTCCTCGGAGCGGGCGAGCTCGCCCGGCTGGTGTCGCTCTTCGCCCGGCTCGGCGTGCGGCGGGTGCGGCTCACCGGCGGCGAGCCGACGTTGCGCCGGGACGTGGTCGAGGTGGCCGCCGCGGTGCGCGCGGTGCCCGGGATCGAGGAGGTGGCCCTCACCACGAACGGCCACCGGCTCGCCGAGCTCGCCGGTCCGCTCCACCGCGCCGGGGTGGGCGCGGTCAACGTCTCGCTCGACACGCTCGACCCGGCGATGCTCGAGCGCGTCAGCGGCCGGGGGGCGCGGCTCGCAGACGTGCTCGCCGGGCTCGACGCCGCCGCGGCCGAGGGCTTCGCCGCGCTGAAGGTGAACACGGTGGTGATGGGCGGCGTGAACGACGGGGAGCTCGCGGCGCTCACGCGCCACGCCTGGAGCCGCGGCGCCACCCCGCGCTTCATCGAGCTCATGCCCTTCGGGTCCGGACGCCCGGTGCCGAGCGCCGAGGTGGAGCGCCGCCTGGGCGAGGCCGGGGTGGCGCTCTCGCCCGACCCGGCGCGCGGCTGGGGGCCGGCGCGCTACCTGCGCGGCCGCTGCGCCGACGGGGCGGGCGGGCTCGTCGGCTTCATCGGCGCCCTCACCGAGAACTTCTGCGCCTCCTGCAACCGCGCCCGGATCTCCGCCGACGGGGCCTTCCAGGCCTGCCTGGGCGGCCACGAGCGCGTGCCGCTGCGCCAGCTCCTGCGCGAGGGCGCGAGCGACGCGCTCCTGGAGGACCGGGTCCGCGGCGCGCTCTGGCGCAAGGAGCCGCGCCACCACATGGACGACCCCGCGCGGCTGGTGCTGCTGCCGATGCGGGGCATCGGGGGATAG
- the fdhD gene encoding formate dehydrogenase accessory sulfurtransferase FdhD — protein MSRPPLPRGAVERKVLRLGRGAPEELLDAVAEEEPLEIRVDGEAVAVTMRTPGHDGELSLGFLFAEGMIASAADVGSAAHCGRPGEEGYGNVIDVRSAAGQPIVVERVLESRRWAVTTSACGVCGRQSVDGLVQRCGVVGRAVRLAPEVVSTALAALARSQPVFARTGGLHGAAAFDASGRLLAAREDVGRHNAVDKVVGWLLREGRLGAGGEGAPALLAVSGRSSFELVQKAAAAGIPVLAGVSAPSSLAVDLAERAGVTLVGFVRGAALNVYAHAERIAVPPPA, from the coding sequence GTGAGCCGCCCTCCCCTGCCGCGCGGCGCGGTCGAGCGGAAGGTGCTGCGCCTCGGGCGCGGCGCGCCGGAGGAGCTCCTCGACGCGGTGGCGGAGGAGGAGCCGCTCGAGATCCGGGTGGACGGCGAGGCCGTCGCGGTCACCATGCGCACCCCCGGCCACGACGGCGAGCTCTCGCTCGGCTTCCTCTTCGCCGAGGGGATGATCGCCTCCGCCGCCGACGTCGGCAGCGCCGCCCACTGCGGCCGCCCCGGCGAGGAGGGGTACGGGAACGTCATCGACGTGCGCTCCGCGGCCGGTCAGCCGATCGTGGTGGAGCGCGTCCTCGAGAGCCGGCGCTGGGCGGTCACCACCTCCGCGTGCGGCGTCTGCGGGCGGCAGAGCGTGGACGGGCTCGTGCAGCGCTGCGGCGTGGTCGGCCGCGCGGTCCGGCTCGCGCCCGAGGTGGTCTCCACGGCGCTCGCGGCGCTGGCGCGCTCGCAGCCGGTCTTCGCCCGCACCGGCGGGCTCCACGGGGCCGCCGCCTTCGACGCGAGCGGGCGCCTCCTCGCCGCCCGCGAGGACGTCGGGCGTCACAACGCCGTGGACAAGGTGGTGGGGTGGCTGCTCCGCGAAGGGCGGCTCGGGGCCGGCGGCGAGGGCGCCCCGGCCCTCCTCGCGGTGAGCGGCCGCTCGAGCTTCGAGCTCGTCCAGAAGGCGGCCGCCGCCGGGATCCCGGTCCTGGCGGGCGTCTCCGCGCCGTCGTCGCTGGCCGTCGACCTGGCCGAGCGCGCCGGGGTCACGCTGGTGGGCTTCGTGCGGGGCGCGGCGCTCAACGTGTACGCCCACGCCGAGCGCATCGCCGTGCCGCCGCCCGCCTGA
- a CDS encoding 4Fe-4S dicluster domain-containing protein: MGFFTDSTLCIGCKACEVACKQWNQLPDDGFRLTGMSYDNTGHLGASTWRHVAFVERESPLPGQGSPRDGVEAGARAFEPLRPLGQAGTTSPLADDVSPSHIETPVALGPTAQAMGKFSWLMLSDVCKHCERAGCLEACPTGAIIRTEFGSVYVQPDVCNGCGYCVSACPFGVVDRRADDGRAWKCTLCYDRLEGGMVPACAKACPTASIQFGPIDELRERAAHRVEQLRARGVPQARLYGESAASQPGTAGLRAFFLLCDEPEVYNLPPDPVVPTKKIADSWWAMAAGIAGLGLAAVGVVLSARRAA, encoded by the coding sequence ATGGGCTTCTTCACCGACTCCACCCTCTGCATCGGCTGCAAGGCCTGCGAGGTGGCCTGCAAGCAGTGGAACCAGCTCCCCGACGACGGCTTCCGGCTCACCGGGATGAGCTACGACAACACCGGCCACCTCGGCGCCTCCACCTGGCGGCACGTGGCCTTCGTGGAGCGGGAGTCGCCGCTGCCCGGCCAGGGCAGCCCGCGCGACGGGGTGGAGGCCGGGGCGCGGGCCTTCGAGCCCCTGCGGCCGCTCGGCCAGGCCGGCACCACCAGCCCGCTCGCCGACGACGTGTCGCCGAGCCACATCGAGACGCCGGTGGCGCTCGGGCCGACGGCGCAGGCGATGGGGAAGTTCTCCTGGCTCATGCTGTCGGACGTCTGCAAGCACTGCGAGCGGGCCGGCTGCCTCGAGGCCTGCCCCACCGGCGCGATCATCCGGACGGAGTTCGGCTCGGTCTACGTGCAGCCCGACGTCTGCAACGGCTGCGGCTACTGCGTCTCGGCCTGCCCGTTCGGCGTGGTGGACCGGCGCGCCGACGACGGCCGGGCCTGGAAGTGCACCCTCTGCTACGACCGGCTCGAGGGCGGCATGGTGCCGGCCTGCGCCAAGGCCTGCCCGACCGCCTCGATCCAGTTCGGCCCCATCGACGAGCTGCGGGAGCGGGCGGCGCACCGGGTGGAGCAGCTGCGGGCCCGCGGCGTGCCGCAGGCGCGGCTGTACGGGGAGAGCGCCGCGAGCCAGCCCGGCACCGCCGGCCTGCGCGCCTTCTTCCTCCTCTGCGACGAGCCCGAGGTCTACAACCTCCCGCCCGACCCGGTGGTGCCGACGAAGAAGATCGCGGACAGCTGGTGGGCCATGGCGGCCGGCATCGCGGGGCTGGGGCTCGCGGCCGTCGGCGTGGTCCTCTCGGCGCGGAGGGCGGCATGA
- a CDS encoding OFA family MFS transporter, which yields MTNNRWLIALAGTITMICLGTVYSWSLFTQPLIASFRWSNTTTTWTFALAIFFLGVGAIVGGRWQDRAGPRWPTVTGVALWGVGNILAGLLTTSLGAWWIYLTYGLVGGIGLGMAYITPVAVVTKWFPDKRGLGSGMVVMGFGLGAFFYNNLLKAIPSFSAASRQAGAVLAERARGVEAAMTPDAVSTIMQTFLWSGVVYLLLGGACALLVRNPPAGFARPGAVAAAAAQGRDYPPSEAARTPQFYALWFMLFLNVTAGILFISNAVPIMRELTGASPGVALAIYGFIALFNGLGRFFWGAVSDRIGRNLAYLLIYGSQVLIFFLVGGIHSLAIVTILFAVVLLCYGGGFGTMPSFTADYFGTKYMGVNYGWILLAWGVGGIVGPIFVALVKDHTGSFSGALPWIGGLLLAATLLPLVTRKPGARRAGEAWGEALHLHHRGARAS from the coding sequence GTGACGAACAACCGCTGGCTCATCGCCTTGGCCGGGACCATCACCATGATCTGCCTGGGGACGGTCTACTCGTGGAGCCTCTTCACCCAGCCGCTCATCGCCAGCTTCCGCTGGAGCAACACCACCACCACCTGGACCTTCGCCCTGGCCATCTTCTTCCTGGGCGTGGGGGCCATCGTCGGCGGGCGGTGGCAGGACCGCGCCGGGCCGCGCTGGCCCACCGTCACCGGGGTGGCGCTCTGGGGCGTGGGCAACATCCTCGCCGGGCTCCTCACCACCTCCCTCGGCGCCTGGTGGATCTACCTGACCTACGGCCTCGTCGGCGGGATCGGGCTCGGCATGGCCTACATCACGCCGGTGGCCGTGGTGACGAAGTGGTTCCCCGACAAGCGCGGCCTCGGCAGCGGCATGGTGGTGATGGGGTTCGGCCTGGGCGCGTTCTTCTACAACAACCTCCTCAAGGCCATCCCCTCCTTCTCGGCCGCCTCCCGCCAGGCCGGCGCGGTGCTCGCGGAGCGGGCGCGCGGCGTCGAGGCGGCGATGACGCCGGACGCGGTCTCCACCATCATGCAGACCTTCCTCTGGTCGGGGGTGGTCTACCTCCTGCTGGGAGGCGCCTGCGCCCTCCTCGTCCGCAACCCGCCGGCCGGCTTCGCCCGCCCGGGGGCCGTCGCCGCGGCCGCCGCGCAGGGGCGCGACTACCCGCCGTCGGAGGCGGCGCGCACGCCGCAGTTCTACGCCCTCTGGTTCATGCTCTTCCTGAACGTCACCGCCGGCATCCTCTTCATCTCCAACGCGGTGCCGATCATGCGCGAGCTCACCGGCGCCAGCCCCGGCGTGGCGCTCGCCATCTACGGCTTCATCGCCCTCTTCAACGGGCTCGGCCGCTTCTTCTGGGGCGCGGTCTCGGACCGCATCGGCCGGAACCTCGCCTACCTGCTCATCTACGGCTCGCAGGTGCTCATCTTCTTCCTGGTGGGCGGCATCCACTCCCTCGCGATCGTCACCATCCTCTTCGCGGTGGTGCTGCTCTGCTACGGCGGCGGCTTCGGGACCATGCCCTCCTTCACCGCCGACTACTTCGGCACGAAGTACATGGGCGTGAACTACGGCTGGATCCTGCTCGCCTGGGGCGTGGGCGGGATCGTCGGCCCGATCTTCGTGGCCCTGGTGAAGGACCACACCGGGAGCTTCTCCGGCGCGCTGCCGTGGATCGGGGGGCTGCTGCTCGCGGCCACCCTGCTGCCGCTCGTCACGCGCAAGCCGGGGGCCCGGCGCGCGGGCGAGGCCTGGGGGGAGGCGCTGCACCTGCACCACCGGGGCGCGCGGGCGAGCTGA
- the nrfD gene encoding NrfD/PsrC family molybdoenzyme membrane anchor subunit, translating to MKTLLERREAARDGRNVDPGLGTLAGEGAEQRVRRLDAGHSERRVMAPPEPELEGRPSYYGMPLLKEPVWKWFIPAYFYVGGVSGASAVLGAASDLLGPRGTRALSRRCRLTAAAGAGASAALLIADLGRPARFLNMLRVFRPTSPMNVGTWILSGFGAATAAAAGAALLPVGPGARRAGDAAAAVAGLCGLGLTGYTGVLIANTAVPLWQGTRRALPVLFSCSGAAAATALLELFPPGDRSEPVVRRFGVLANVSELVMTGVLEAEAGVVPRVARPLRTGISGALWRAGQALSLASLALTLGSRGRRSLRRAAGLCGTAGSLALRFAIYQAGRRSALDPHASFEQQRRGRGAADVVRAQPGLDRALGEKGAEPPATPTLHDPGLAHP from the coding sequence ATGAAGACGCTCCTGGAGCGGCGCGAGGCGGCGCGGGACGGGCGGAACGTGGACCCCGGGCTGGGGACCCTCGCCGGCGAGGGGGCGGAGCAGCGGGTGCGGCGGCTCGACGCCGGCCACTCGGAGCGGCGGGTGATGGCGCCCCCGGAGCCGGAGCTCGAGGGCCGGCCCAGCTACTACGGCATGCCGCTCCTCAAGGAGCCGGTCTGGAAGTGGTTCATCCCCGCCTACTTCTACGTGGGGGGCGTGTCCGGCGCCTCGGCGGTCCTCGGGGCGGCGTCCGACCTCCTCGGCCCGCGCGGCACCCGCGCCCTCTCGCGCCGGTGCCGGCTCACGGCCGCGGCCGGGGCCGGGGCGAGCGCCGCGCTCCTCATCGCCGACCTGGGCCGGCCGGCCCGGTTCCTGAACATGCTGCGGGTCTTCCGGCCGACCTCGCCCATGAACGTGGGGACCTGGATCCTGTCGGGCTTCGGCGCGGCCACCGCCGCCGCGGCCGGGGCGGCGCTCCTGCCGGTCGGCCCCGGCGCGCGCCGGGCGGGCGACGCCGCGGCGGCCGTGGCCGGGCTCTGCGGGCTCGGGCTCACCGGCTACACCGGCGTGCTCATCGCCAACACCGCCGTGCCGCTCTGGCAGGGGACGCGCCGCGCGCTGCCGGTGCTCTTCTCCTGCTCGGGCGCGGCCGCGGCCACCGCCCTCCTCGAGCTCTTCCCGCCGGGCGACCGGAGCGAGCCCGTGGTCCGCCGCTTCGGGGTGCTCGCGAACGTGAGCGAGCTCGTGATGACCGGCGTCCTCGAGGCCGAGGCGGGGGTGGTGCCGCGCGTGGCGCGCCCCCTGCGGACGGGGATCTCGGGAGCGCTCTGGCGCGCGGGCCAGGCCCTCTCGCTCGCGAGCCTGGCCCTCACCCTCGGCTCGCGCGGGCGCCGCTCGCTCCGCCGCGCCGCCGGGCTCTGCGGCACGGCGGGGTCGCTCGCCCTCCGCTTCGCCATCTACCAGGCCGGCCGCCGCTCGGCCCTCGACCCCCACGCCTCCTTCGAGCAGCAGCGGCGCGGCCGCGGGGCGGCCGACGTGGTCCGGGCCCAGCCGGGGCTCGATCGGGCCCTGGGCGAGAAGGGGGCAGAGCCGCCCGCTACACCCACCCTCCATGACCCCGGCCTCGCACATCCCTGA
- the fdh gene encoding formate dehydrogenase, whose protein sequence is MARLPVLGEWPVLRQLAARDATGLDGTAASARTRELAPRTARADRVARSICPYCAVGCGQLVYVKDERIIDVEGDPDSPVSQGCLCPKGAATFQLVTGSHREKQVLYRRPGGREWETLPLERAMEMVAERVKRSRDETWQERVEEEGAEHQGDLVRRTLGIAHLGGATLDNEENYLLKKLYTALGVVQVENQARIUHSSTVPGLGISFGRGGATTFPSDLQNSDCVVVQGSNMAECHPVAFRWVMEAKNRGATIIHVDPRFTRTSAVADLHVPIRPGSDIAFLGGIIRYAIENDRWFHEYVASYTNAATIIDEGFRDTEDLEGFFSGFDAEKNKYGWETWSYEGVDGVVPAAGHKEVYGEKGAGRHDLRGVKMTERKNDPTLQHPRCVFQLLRRHFSRYTPEVVEETCGIPRALFLEVAETLCRNSGRERTAAFCYAVGWTQHTVGVQYIRTAAILQLLLGNMGRPGGGIMALRGHASIQGSTDIPTLFDLLPGYLPMPHAVLPERGLDQYVNNNASATGWWSEFRKYVVSLQKAWFGDAATRENDYLFDLLPRLTGNHSHMTTVSEMADGKLKGYFVMGENPTVGSMHGALHREGLRKLEWLVVRDFALTETAEFWRTAPEIDRGEVRTEEIQTEVFFFPAATHTEKSGSFTNTQRMLQWHHQALAPPGDCRSELHFTYHLGKRLKALYAGSADPKDRAIQALTWDYGESGPHAEPDAERVLLEVNGFTVADGEPVPGFAKLADDGSTACGCWIYSGCYAGGVNQAARRKPQGEQHWVAPEWGWAWPSNRRILYNRASADPDGVPWSERKRLVWWDAAQGRWTGHDVPDFQLDKPPSYRAPEGAVGLASIGGTDAFIMQADGKGWLFAPSGLLDGPLPTHYEPEESVVENPLYPQQCNPARMEWHRRENPYHRAFGDRRFPYVLTTWRLTEHHTAGGMSRWLSWLSELQPEMFCEVSPELAGEKGLRNGGWATITTARGEIECRVLVTRRLRPLTVRGRTVHTIGLPYHWSYVGRVRGDPANELIGFVADPNVSIQESKALTGDIRPGRHSFGRRAATGGASLQEPRPAEGEAPRDLPGLHAKHRQPPVEPRRT, encoded by the coding sequence ATGGCGAGGCTTCCGGTGCTGGGGGAGTGGCCGGTGCTGCGGCAGCTCGCGGCGCGGGACGCGACGGGGCTCGACGGCACGGCCGCGAGCGCGCGGACCCGCGAGCTCGCGCCGCGGACCGCCCGCGCGGACCGGGTGGCCCGCTCGATCTGCCCGTACTGCGCCGTCGGCTGCGGACAGCTCGTCTACGTGAAGGACGAGCGGATCATCGACGTCGAGGGAGACCCCGACTCGCCGGTGTCGCAGGGCTGCCTCTGCCCGAAGGGCGCCGCCACCTTCCAGCTCGTCACCGGCTCGCACCGCGAGAAGCAGGTGCTCTACCGGCGCCCGGGCGGGCGCGAGTGGGAGACCCTCCCGCTCGAGCGGGCCATGGAGATGGTGGCGGAGCGGGTGAAGCGGTCCCGCGACGAGACCTGGCAGGAGCGGGTCGAGGAGGAGGGGGCGGAGCACCAGGGCGACCTCGTCCGGCGCACCCTCGGGATCGCCCACCTCGGCGGCGCCACCCTCGACAACGAGGAGAACTACCTGCTCAAGAAGCTCTACACCGCGCTCGGCGTGGTCCAGGTGGAGAACCAGGCGCGGATCTGACACAGCTCCACGGTCCCCGGTCTGGGGATCTCCTTCGGCCGCGGCGGCGCCACCACCTTCCCCTCCGACCTGCAGAACTCCGACTGCGTGGTGGTGCAGGGCTCCAACATGGCCGAGTGCCACCCGGTGGCGTTCCGCTGGGTGATGGAGGCGAAGAACCGCGGGGCGACCATCATCCACGTCGATCCCCGCTTCACGCGGACCAGCGCGGTCGCCGACCTGCACGTCCCCATCCGCCCCGGCTCGGACATCGCCTTCCTGGGCGGGATCATCCGCTACGCCATCGAGAACGACCGCTGGTTCCACGAGTACGTGGCGAGCTACACCAACGCGGCGACGATCATCGACGAGGGCTTCCGCGACACCGAGGACCTCGAGGGCTTCTTCAGCGGGTTCGACGCGGAGAAGAACAAGTACGGCTGGGAGACCTGGTCCTACGAGGGGGTGGACGGCGTGGTCCCCGCCGCCGGGCACAAGGAGGTCTACGGCGAGAAGGGCGCCGGCCGGCACGACCTGCGCGGCGTGAAGATGACGGAGCGGAAGAACGACCCCACGCTGCAGCACCCGCGCTGCGTCTTCCAGCTCCTGCGGCGGCACTTCTCCCGCTACACGCCCGAGGTGGTCGAGGAAACCTGCGGCATCCCGCGGGCCCTCTTCCTCGAGGTGGCCGAGACGCTGTGCCGGAACTCCGGGCGCGAGCGGACCGCGGCCTTCTGCTACGCCGTGGGCTGGACCCAGCACACGGTCGGGGTGCAGTACATCCGCACCGCGGCCATCCTCCAGCTCCTGCTCGGCAACATGGGCCGGCCGGGCGGCGGGATCATGGCGCTGCGCGGGCACGCCTCGATCCAGGGCTCGACCGACATCCCCACCCTCTTCGACCTGCTGCCGGGCTACCTGCCCATGCCGCACGCGGTGCTGCCCGAGCGCGGCCTCGACCAGTACGTGAACAACAACGCCTCGGCCACCGGCTGGTGGAGCGAGTTCCGCAAGTACGTCGTCTCGCTCCAGAAGGCCTGGTTCGGCGACGCCGCCACCCGGGAGAACGACTACCTGTTCGACCTCCTGCCGCGCCTCACCGGCAACCACTCGCACATGACGACCGTCTCCGAGATGGCCGACGGCAAGCTCAAGGGCTACTTCGTGATGGGCGAGAACCCCACGGTCGGCTCCATGCACGGCGCCCTCCACCGCGAGGGGCTGCGCAAGCTGGAGTGGCTGGTGGTGCGCGACTTCGCGCTCACCGAGACCGCGGAGTTCTGGCGCACCGCGCCCGAGATCGATCGCGGCGAGGTGCGGACCGAGGAGATCCAGACCGAGGTCTTCTTCTTCCCGGCGGCCACCCACACCGAGAAGAGCGGCTCCTTCACCAACACGCAGCGGATGCTGCAGTGGCACCACCAGGCCCTCGCGCCGCCGGGGGACTGCCGCAGCGAGCTCCACTTCACCTACCACCTCGGGAAGCGGCTCAAGGCGCTCTACGCCGGCTCCGCCGACCCGAAGGACCGGGCCATCCAGGCGCTCACCTGGGACTACGGCGAGTCGGGGCCGCACGCCGAGCCGGACGCGGAGCGGGTGCTCCTCGAGGTGAACGGCTTCACCGTCGCCGACGGCGAGCCGGTGCCGGGCTTCGCGAAGCTCGCCGACGACGGCTCCACCGCCTGCGGCTGCTGGATCTACTCCGGCTGCTACGCCGGAGGCGTGAACCAGGCCGCGCGGCGCAAGCCGCAGGGCGAGCAGCACTGGGTGGCGCCGGAGTGGGGCTGGGCCTGGCCGTCGAACCGGCGCATCCTCTACAACCGGGCCTCGGCCGATCCGGATGGCGTGCCCTGGTCGGAGCGCAAGCGGCTCGTCTGGTGGGACGCGGCCCAGGGGAGGTGGACCGGCCACGACGTGCCGGACTTCCAGCTCGACAAGCCGCCCAGCTACCGCGCGCCGGAGGGGGCCGTCGGGCTCGCCAGCATCGGCGGCACCGACGCCTTCATCATGCAGGCCGACGGCAAGGGCTGGCTCTTCGCGCCCTCCGGGCTCCTCGACGGGCCGCTCCCGACCCACTACGAGCCGGAGGAGTCGGTGGTGGAGAACCCGCTCTACCCGCAGCAGTGCAACCCGGCGCGCATGGAGTGGCACCGCCGCGAGAACCCCTACCACCGGGCCTTCGGCGACCGGCGGTTCCCCTACGTCCTCACCACCTGGCGGCTCACCGAGCACCACACCGCGGGCGGCATGAGCCGCTGGCTCTCCTGGCTCTCCGAGCTTCAGCCGGAGATGTTCTGCGAGGTCTCGCCCGAGCTCGCCGGCGAGAAGGGGCTGCGCAACGGCGGCTGGGCCACGATCACCACGGCGCGCGGCGAGATCGAGTGCCGGGTGCTGGTGACGCGGCGGCTGCGGCCGCTCACGGTGCGCGGGCGGACCGTCCACACCATCGGCCTGCCGTACCACTGGAGCTACGTCGGGCGGGTGCGCGGCGATCCGGCCAACGAGCTCATCGGGTTCGTGGCCGATCCGAACGTCTCGATCCAGGAGTCGAAGGCCCTCACCGGCGACATCCGCCCGGGCCGCCACTCCTTCGGCCGGCGCGCCGCGACGGGCGGGGCGTCGCTCCAGGAGCCGCGCCCGGCCGAGGGCGAGGCGCCGCGCGACCTCCCGGGGCTCCACGCGAAGCACCGCCAGCCGCCGGTCGAGCCGAGGAGGACCTAG